A DNA window from Vibrio cidicii contains the following coding sequences:
- a CDS encoding ATP-binding cassette domain-containing protein, whose translation MSKEVLRIENLKQHFVSGKKLFNKGYTVKAVDGVSLSVCEGETLGLVGESGCGKSTLGRTILKLYEPTEGQIFFAGRDITKLSAREMRPLRRDMQIVFQDPMESLNQRHTVGMILEEPYIIHRIGTPAERKEWVKELLVKVGLPVEAVNRYPHEFSGGQRQRIGIARAIALKPKLLICDESVSALDVSVQAQILNLLLQLQKEMNLAIIFISHDLSVVKHVSDKVAVMYFGKVVEEGSAKEVYANPQNDYTKKLLAAIPITHPKYRKRKRQAEQAAQAQRSA comes from the coding sequence ATGAGTAAAGAAGTTCTACGTATTGAAAACCTCAAGCAGCACTTTGTTTCCGGCAAAAAGCTGTTTAATAAAGGCTACACGGTTAAAGCGGTCGATGGCGTCTCGCTCTCGGTGTGTGAAGGCGAGACTTTGGGTTTAGTCGGTGAGTCGGGCTGCGGAAAAAGTACCCTTGGCCGGACGATTTTAAAGCTGTATGAGCCAACCGAAGGGCAGATATTTTTTGCCGGGCGTGACATCACCAAGCTGTCGGCACGGGAGATGCGTCCGCTGCGTCGCGACATGCAGATTGTCTTTCAAGATCCGATGGAATCACTTAACCAGCGCCATACGGTCGGCATGATTTTAGAAGAGCCGTATATCATTCACCGTATCGGCACGCCCGCTGAGCGTAAAGAGTGGGTCAAAGAGTTGCTGGTCAAAGTGGGCTTGCCAGTTGAGGCGGTTAACCGTTATCCACATGAGTTTTCTGGCGGTCAGCGTCAGCGTATCGGTATCGCGCGCGCGATTGCTCTGAAACCGAAGCTGCTGATTTGTGATGAATCGGTCTCGGCGCTCGATGTGTCTGTGCAGGCGCAGATCCTCAACTTATTGCTGCAACTGCAAAAAGAGATGAACTTGGCGATCATCTTTATCTCCCACGATCTCTCGGTGGTGAAACACGTTTCGGACAAAGTGGCGGTGATGTATTTTGGCAAAGTGGTGGAAGAGGGCAGCGCCAAAGAGGTGTACGCCAATCCACAAAACGACTACACCAAGAAACTCCTTGCTGCGATTCCCATTACCCATCCAAAATATCGCAAACGTAAGCGTCAGGCCGAACAAGCCGCCCAAGCGCAGCGCAGCGCATAA